A portion of the Parasteatoda tepidariorum isolate YZ-2023 chromosome 5, CAS_Ptep_4.0, whole genome shotgun sequence genome contains these proteins:
- the LOC107456316 gene encoding putative uncharacterized protein DDB_G0289263 → MRLFCKVILLVTLLGAAQAGGRPPLPSSDAEELNAPLQQGQVSVEYNEEPEEQKTVEDFDWNHGRGPPHEATKQLPLNYGDRIPQENTERDHEAYGKHAKADTGYSGKKGSHNSKGHWIETSEDHRETGEEHPKRSFEDSKLHGGHDGNLGSNKYRLKTRRKYPKRPKYPNPFEQASKGQTRSNAYGKNDKSSTSEGDEQLLVYRETHKNDKIPEFKNFDTSSEINLKNRDHTFQFNSNKNGEESYVKKEDEKDLSGLVQTQDNSDHRNYKNDNLFQSHLQKADQAESHSSLGNQKTEDAHNRHYGVMNLGHSNLHHASKYDQDHRIKDNYHSGIHSQNYGNNLHRASRLNNNNFSKHNYGYGSGSGLHSANSHIKSSGNSNLHHAALFSEDHLNKHNYGYEKDSGLHSENSQFQSFGNNLQHTSGFSENHLSKHNYGHGSNSGQHFLNSQVRSSENSNLHHRSVFGQEHLNKLNHGYGSNSGLDSSQVQNSGNRHHTTGYGGHNSGYERGSGLHSANSQVQNSGNSHLHHTSGIGQNHLNKHKYGYGSNSGQHSSQVQNSGNSHLHHTSGYGGHNHGYERGSGLRSANSQVQSSGNHHKTGYDKNHLNHRSNSGFQSVNSQVQNLENSNLHSHNKYHTSGFGHEHLNKHNYGNERNSGLHSTISKVHNSGNNLHYTSGLNRHGSRSNSVVNSQAHNSRNRNLHHTSRAHDHLNKHSNSYGGNFGLHSKVHNSDLANSYVAASHTSDLQETRSGGDQYGQNRKHNMQKNTGYDRIAQVDVSKGVDEKNYRPDYHSLNHDKKHSYGSSKRDQVHYNSGAQHKTTGSGVFSPSHSDVFGANKKTLNEYSNNEHHKIIFPSHKANDGYFYNENESGNHDKYKKENAQGIGEITVLGYKTQPAGIKGFSDHHKTLSTPGEQLYAHHTKKSLPVFEENKQKVKSSIKTNNLNHPKQPHLVTHSGKHNTNSENSPFSKTDQIHDHYQAFERSPNTKSHKPNQPKYPRIGAYSGIKGGSDKISRPHFQLSEPRHASGVKGGISKDLMKTIPDFPVQSDVPIIEQKEFPLEKEQTLGHWSKSSSKNAEPHLISQQPQAELSYEALLGEGKYPEKSSGYGSSGFGNPATHNSRNNEYKESKAMPYEFKYEVKDDDGANQYREEKMDEGGMLTGRYGYKDHHGIYRHVEYQAGKEGFKVSNIKTNEPGTSNSDPADVHFEVHSEPIY, encoded by the exons gtaatcCTGTTGGTGACTTTATTGGGCGCTGCTCAAGCCGGAGGACGCCCACCTCTGCCATCCTCTGATGCCGAAGAGTTAAATGCCCCCCTACAGCAAGGACAGGTCTCGGTCGAATATAATGAGGAACCCGAAGAACAAAAAACCGTTGAAGATTTTGATTGGAATCATGGAAGAGGACCTCCGCATGAGGCAACGAAACAACTTCCTCTCAACTATGGAGATCGAATTCCTCAAGAAAATACTGAGAGAGACCATGAGGCTTACGGGAAACATGCTAAAGCAGATACAGGATATTCTGGCAAGAAAGGAAGTCATAATTCGAAAGGTCACTGGATAGAAACTTCAGAAGATCATAGAGAAACTGGAGAAGAACACCCCAAGAGAAGTTTTGAGGACAGTAAGTTACATGGAGGTCACGATGGTAATCTAGGTTCCAACAAATACAGACTAAAAACCAGGAGAAAGTATCCTAAAAGACCCAAATATCCAAATCCTTTCGAGCAAGCATCAAAGGGACAAACACGTTCAAATGCTTAcggaaaaaatgataaaagctCTACCAGCGAAGGTGACGAACAACTTTTAGTATATCGAGAAACTCATAAGAATGATAAAATAcctgaattcaaaaatttcgacACGAGCAgcgaaataaatcttaaaaatcgggaccatacttttcaatttaatagtaataaaaatggtGAAGAAagttatgttaaaaaagaagACGAAAAAGACCTATCAGGTTTAGTTCAAACACAAGATAATTCTGATCAtcgcaattataaaaatgacaatttatttcAATCCCATTTACAGAAGGCAGATCAAGCTGAAAGTCATAGTAGCCTAGGAAATCAAAAAACTGAAGATGCACATAACAGACATTATGGCGTAATGAATCTTGGACATAGTAATTTGCATCATGCATCCAAATATGACCAAGATCATCGGATCAAAGATAACTATCATTCCGGAATTCATTCTCAAAATTACGGCAATAATTTACATCGTGCATCACgactcaataataataattttagcaaaCATAATTATGGTTATGGTAGTGGCTCTGGTTTACATTCTGCAAACTCACACATTAAAAGCTCTGGAAATAGTAATTTGCATCATGCAGCTCTGTTCAGTGAAGATCATTTGAATAAACACAATTACGGTTATGAAAAAGATTCTGGTTTGCATTCCgaaaattctcaatttcaaaGTTTTGGAAATAACTTGCAACACACATCAGGATTCAGTGAAAACCATTTGAGCAAACATAATTATGGTCATGGTAGTAATTCTggtcaacattttttaaattcacaagtTCGAAGCTCTGAAAATAGTAATTTGCATCACAGATCTGTTTTTGGTCAAGAGCATTTGAATAAACTAAATCATGGTTATGGCAGCAATTCCGGTCTCGATTCTTCACAAGTTCAAAATTCTGGGAATAGACATCATACAACTGGATATGGGGGGCATAATTCCGGATACGAAAGAGGTTCTGGTCTGCACTCAGCCAATTCACAAGTTCAAAATTCAGGAAATAGTCATTTACATCATACATCTGGAATTGGtcaaaatcatttgaataaacataaatacgGTTATGGCAGTAATTCTGGTCAGCATTCTTCACAAGTTCAAAATTCTGGGAATAGTCATTTACATCATACTTCTGGATACGGTGGACATAATCACGGATACGAAAGAGGCTCTGGACTGCGCTCTGCCAATTCACAAGTTCAAAGCTCCGGAAATCATCATAAAACCGGAtatgataaaaatcatttgaatcaTCGTAgtaattctggttttcaatCCGTAAATTCACAAGTTCAAAACTTAGAAAATAGTAACTTGCATTCACATAATAAATATCATACATCCGGATTCGGTCACGaacatttgaataaacataattacgGTAATGAAAGAAATTCTGGTCTCCATTCTACAATATCAAAAGTTCATAACTCTggaaataatttacattatacGTCTGGATTAAACAGACATGGATCTAGAAGTAATTCTGTTGTGAATTCACAAGCTCATAATTCCAGAAACAGAAATTTACATCATACATCTAGGGCTCAtgatcatttaaataaacattcaaacAGTTATGGAGGAAATTTCGGCTTGCATTCCAAAGTTCATAATTCTGATTTAGCAAACAGCTATGTCGCTGCATCGCATACTTCAGATTTACAAGAAACGCGTTCAGGTGGAGATCAATATGGGCAAAATAGAAAacataatatgcaaaaaaatactgGCTATGATAGAATAGCTCAAGTAGACGTCTCTAAGGGAGTTGACGAGAAAAACTATAGGCCTGATTATCATTCACTCAATCATGATAAAAAACATAGCTATGGCTCTAGTAAACGAGATCAAGTACACTACAATTCGGGAGCTCAACACAAAACTACGGGCTCTGGAGTATTTTCTCCAAGCCACAGCGATGTGTTTGGAGCTAACAAGAAGACTCTTaatgaatattcaaataatgaacatcacaaaattatatttccaagCCACAAAGCAAACGATGGGTACttttacaatgaaaatgaaAGTGGCAACCatgataaatacaaaaaagagaACGCACAAGGCATAGGAGAAATAACGGTTCTTGGTTACAAAACACAACCTGCAGGAATCAAAGGTTTCAGTGACCATCATAAGACTTTGAGCACTCCAGGTGAACAATTATATGCACATCATACAAAAAAATCACTCCctgtttttgaagaaaacaaacaaaaagtcAAATCTTCTATAAAAACGAACAATCTTAACCACCCGAAGCAACCGCACTTGGTAACACACTCTGGGAAACATAATACGAACAGTGAAAACAgtcctttttcaaaaactgaccAAATTCATGATCACTATCAAGCTTTTGAAAGATCACCAAACACGAAAAGTCACAAACCCAATCAACCAAAGTACCCCCGAATCGGAGCATACAGTGGAATTAAGGGTGGTTCTGATAAAATCAGCAGACCCCACTTCCAGTTAAGTGAACCTAGACATGCATCTGGAGTAAAAGGGGGAATTTCTAAAGATCTTATGAAGACTATTCCAGACTTTCCAGTCCAATCAGATGTCCCCATCATAGAACAAAAAGAATTTCCACTTGAAAAAGAGCAAACACTTGGTCATTGGTCAAAAAGCTCTTCCAAAAATGCAGAACCTCATCTCATTAGCCAACAACCTCAAGCAGAACTATCTTATGAAGCACTGTTGGGAGAAGGAAAGTATCCAGAGAAATCAAGTGGATACGGGTCAAGTGGATTCGGTAATCCTGCAACTCACAACTCAAGAAATAATGAGTACAAG GAATCCAAAGCTATGCcgtatgaatttaaatatgaagtaaaagATGATGATGGAGCCAACCAATACAGAGAAGAGAAAATGGATGAGGGTGGTATGCTGACAGGTCGATACGGATATAAGGACCATCACGGAATCTACAGGCATGTGGAGTACCAGGCTGGTAAGGAGGGTTTCAAAGTATCCAACATAAAGACAAATGAACCAGGCACAAGCAATTCAGATCCAGCTGATGTCCATTTTGAAGTTCATAGTGAACCAATATATTAG